The Neovison vison isolate M4711 chromosome 13, ASM_NN_V1, whole genome shotgun sequence genome includes a region encoding these proteins:
- the LOC122894046 gene encoding ferritin heavy chain-like: protein MTTASPSQVRQNYHQDSGGRHQPPDQPGRQINLELYASYVYLSMSYYFDRDDVALKNFAKYFLHQSHEEREHAEKLMKLQNQRGGRIFLQDIKKPDRDDWENGLNAMECALHLEKGVNQSLLELHKLATDKNDPHLCDFIETHYLNEQVKSIKELGDHVTNLRKMGAPESGMAEYLFDKHTLGNSDSES, encoded by the coding sequence ATGACGACCGCGTCCCCTTCGCAGGTGCGCCAGAACTACCACCAGGACTCGGGAGGCCGCCATCAACCGCCAGATCAACCTGGACGCCAGATCAACCTGGAGCTCTACGCCTCTTACGTCTACCTGTCCATGTCTTACTACTTTGACCGTGATGATGTGGCTTTGAAGAACTTcgccaaatattttctccaccaATCTCATGAGGAGAGGGAACATGCTGAGAAATTGATGAAGCTGCAGAACCAACGAGGTGGCCGAATCTTCCTTCAGGATATCAAGAAACCAGACCGTGATGATTGGGAGAATGGGCTGAATGCAATGGAGTGTGCATTACACTTGGAAAAGGGTGTGAATCAGTCACTACTGGAACTGCACAAACTGGCCACTGATAAAAATGACCCCCATTTGTGTGACTTCATTGAGACTCATTACCTGAATGAGCAGGTGAAATCCATCAAAGAATTGGGTGACCACGTAACCAACCTGCGCAAGATGGGGGCCCCCGAATCTGGCATGGCAGAGTATCTCTTTGACAAGCACACCTTGGGAAACAGTGATAGTGAGAGCTAA